In Bacteroidia bacterium, a genomic segment contains:
- a CDS encoding PA14 domain-containing protein — translation MKKTTLLLLSAAGISLTLLFFNSCLKPTHSAAHADGFPKVYRSVLDLKARMATVALEDSFWVAYDAKDGGLYKVWQDGVLFDGPVFTTAHGPQPTSKGASWVESADLDPWRLVSKSGEYNPEVQYRGHSIDGHGVSFQYELKDEHGQVITITETPEVVTNKYGVKGLKRTFHADHVPTGTEVVLNTWINSVRNDRDVETNGKLTWTDRKTRLFDWAYILEGSAKLTLNSGGNTDYTLWFYPKPTMVKEVEKTDEAAIHPGLALLERSDCKTCHNETVKTIGPAYVKVAEKYPFSNEMVEQLSQKVIKGGAGVWGDQAMTAHPDLMIADARKMVSWILSLDGEDAPEEPGTEEVDVTSLKAAPGHGPIINLYKAESSLDAFPGIDEDQVPVYSSVVPVVHFEGKILPDELKNNIFARFSGTLHVREEKNYVFRLISDDGSILTMDGNVLIDHDGPHGAEAKDAEIILKAGDHPFTVDYYQGGGDASLSFQWLPYGESAFSVVPPDVITHDSADLQTARPYVPVSERENSFPGDSLPLKDVHPAFDLATIRPSSFEPKVGGMDFLPDGKLVVSTWDPEGSIYVLDHIAESVAQGNPELVTVKRIAKGLAEPLGVKVVEGEIYVLQKQELTHLIDHNGDGMIDEYRTVCNGWRVSANFHEFAFGLVYKDGYFYGTLATAINPGGASTKPQIPDRGKVVRISKADGSFSFIASGLRTPNGIGIDGKGEIFVADNQGDWLPSSKILHIVEGEWYGSRSVDFEGTANLKEKPPVVWLPQDEIGNSPSQPATLDVGPYQGQMIHGEVTHGGIKRVFTEVVNGQIQGCVFRFTQGLESGVNRLVWGPDGALYIGGVGNPGNWSHMGKNWYGLQRMAYNGNSVFEMLAVRAKSNGMEIEFTEPLKTNEGNNAAEYLIQQWKYVPTENYGGPKVDKENLAIRSVRVSPDRKRVFLELPGMKEGHVVYVRLKKNFVSAEEHRIWSTEAWYNLNQIPAGQLIQ, via the coding sequence ATGAAAAAAACAACACTGCTTCTACTCTCGGCTGCCGGTATTTCTCTGACTTTGCTGTTTTTCAACAGCTGCCTGAAGCCCACACACTCTGCTGCACATGCAGACGGTTTCCCCAAAGTATATCGCTCGGTTTTGGATCTGAAGGCTAGAATGGCAACTGTCGCCCTTGAAGACTCATTCTGGGTTGCTTATGATGCCAAAGATGGCGGATTATACAAAGTATGGCAGGATGGCGTATTGTTTGACGGCCCTGTATTTACGACCGCTCATGGCCCGCAGCCCACAAGTAAAGGCGCATCCTGGGTAGAATCTGCCGATCTCGATCCATGGCGGTTGGTGTCAAAATCAGGCGAATACAACCCCGAAGTACAATACCGGGGCCATTCCATCGACGGACATGGTGTTTCTTTCCAGTACGAATTGAAAGACGAACACGGGCAGGTTATTACCATCACAGAAACTCCCGAAGTTGTAACTAATAAATATGGCGTAAAGGGACTTAAAAGAACATTCCACGCAGATCATGTTCCGACGGGTACAGAAGTAGTGCTGAATACCTGGATCAATTCTGTGCGCAATGACCGGGATGTCGAAACTAACGGCAAACTGACCTGGACAGACCGCAAAACCCGGCTGTTTGATTGGGCCTATATCCTGGAAGGATCAGCCAAACTTACCCTTAACAGCGGCGGAAATACAGATTATACCCTGTGGTTTTATCCAAAACCCACGATGGTAAAAGAAGTGGAAAAAACAGACGAAGCAGCCATTCACCCCGGACTGGCATTACTGGAGAGAAGTGATTGCAAAACCTGTCATAATGAAACAGTAAAAACGATCGGGCCGGCTTATGTAAAAGTTGCCGAAAAATACCCGTTCTCCAACGAAATGGTCGAGCAGTTGAGCCAGAAAGTCATAAAAGGAGGTGCAGGTGTGTGGGGCGATCAGGCAATGACCGCACATCCCGACCTGATGATTGCTGATGCACGGAAAATGGTCTCATGGATTCTCTCCCTTGACGGGGAAGATGCACCGGAAGAGCCCGGTACAGAAGAAGTGGATGTTACCAGTCTGAAAGCCGCGCCGGGACACGGGCCCATTATCAATTTATATAAAGCTGAGAGCAGCCTGGACGCTTTTCCCGGTATAGATGAAGATCAGGTTCCGGTTTATTCCTCAGTGGTTCCGGTTGTTCATTTTGAAGGAAAAATCTTACCAGACGAATTAAAGAACAATATTTTTGCCCGTTTTTCGGGAACGCTTCATGTGCGTGAAGAGAAAAACTATGTGTTCCGCCTCATCAGCGATGACGGATCGATCCTGACAATGGATGGAAATGTCCTGATCGATCATGATGGTCCGCATGGTGCGGAGGCAAAAGACGCAGAAATCATTCTCAAGGCTGGCGATCATCCATTTACAGTGGATTATTATCAGGGGGGTGGTGATGCTTCGCTATCATTTCAATGGCTGCCTTATGGAGAATCTGCCTTCTCCGTTGTGCCCCCGGATGTCATTACACACGACTCTGCCGACCTGCAAACCGCTCGTCCGTATGTCCCTGTTTCCGAAAGGGAAAACAGTTTCCCCGGAGACAGTCTGCCGCTGAAAGATGTACACCCGGCGTTTGATCTGGCAACAATACGCCCGTCTTCTTTCGAGCCCAAGGTGGGAGGAATGGACTTTTTGCCCGACGGAAAACTGGTAGTAAGTACATGGGATCCGGAAGGCTCAATCTATGTGCTGGATCATATCGCAGAAAGTGTCGCACAGGGAAACCCAGAGTTGGTTACAGTAAAAAGAATTGCCAAAGGATTGGCTGAACCGCTGGGGGTAAAAGTTGTAGAGGGAGAGATTTATGTACTCCAAAAGCAGGAGCTCACCCATTTGATCGATCACAACGGAGACGGGATGATAGACGAATACCGGACGGTCTGCAATGGATGGCGGGTATCTGCCAATTTCCACGAATTTGCATTTGGCCTGGTGTATAAAGACGGATATTTCTACGGCACACTTGCTACCGCGATCAACCCGGGAGGCGCCAGTACCAAACCCCAGATTCCTGACCGGGGAAAAGTAGTGCGAATCTCCAAAGCAGATGGTAGTTTTTCATTCATAGCCTCAGGACTTCGCACCCCTAATGGCATCGGGATCGACGGCAAAGGGGAGATATTTGTAGCAGATAATCAGGGAGACTGGCTGCCTTCTTCCAAAATCCTCCACATTGTAGAAGGCGAATGGTACGGCTCACGTTCAGTAGATTTTGAAGGGACCGCCAATCTGAAAGAAAAACCACCGGTTGTTTGGCTGCCACAGGATGAAATTGGCAACAGCCCCAGTCAGCCGGCCACATTGGATGTCGGTCCTTACCAGGGACAAATGATCCATGGAGAAGTTACTCACGGAGGAATCAAAAGAGTATTTACAGAAGTCGTCAACGGACAAATCCAGGGTTGTGTATTTCGGTTTACACAGGGGCTGGAGTCAGGCGTCAACCGGCTGGTATGGGGGCCCGACGGCGCTTTGTATATCGGAGGAGTCGGAAATCCCGGAAACTGGAGTCATATGGGCAAAAACTGGTATGGTTTGCAGCGAATGGCTTACAATGGAAACTCCGTATTTGAAATGCTGGCCGTAAGAGCAAAAAGCAACGGTATGGAAATCGAGTTTACCGAACCCCTGAAAACGAATGAGGGTAATAACGCAGCAGAATATCTGATCCAGCAATGGAAATATGTGCCAACGGAAAACTACGGAGGTCCGAAAGTGGATAAAGAAAATCTTGCCATACGGTCTGTGCGAGTCTCACCAGATCGCAAGCGCGTATTTCTGGAACTTCCGGGTATGAAAGAAGGCCATGTGGTGTATGTCCGCCTGAAGAAAAACTTTGTAAGCGCAGAAGAACACAGGATATGGTCCACCGAAGCCTGGTACAATCTCAATCAAATACCGGCAGGGCAGCTCATTCAATAA
- a CDS encoding glucose 1-dehydrogenase — translation MRFSNKTAVITGAGSGIGEATARAFAAEGGNVVVADLKAAHAEAVAARIRQAGGKAVAVTGDVTLADDAKHIAEAAIDSYGCLHYLCCSAGLQTYGTVETTDEATWDLTLDVNLKGMFLMAKYCIPEIRRQGGGAVVNITSVQAIQTQKNVSAYAASKAGVIALTKSMAMDYATENIRVNCICPGSVDTPLLRFGAAQHGPVEDVLKSWGNMHPIGRVGQPEEIAKTVLFLFSDDAGFILGQAIVVDGGLTSRLL, via the coding sequence ATGCGATTTAGCAACAAAACCGCCGTAATTACCGGGGCAGGGTCTGGCATAGGCGAGGCCACTGCCCGGGCATTTGCCGCCGAAGGCGGCAATGTAGTCGTCGCCGACCTGAAGGCCGCACATGCCGAAGCTGTAGCTGCCCGCATCCGCCAGGCCGGAGGAAAAGCCGTCGCCGTAACTGGCGACGTAACCCTTGCCGATGACGCAAAACACATCGCCGAAGCAGCCATTGACTCCTACGGATGTCTTCATTATCTATGCTGCTCGGCAGGTTTACAGACTTACGGAACCGTTGAAACTACAGATGAAGCCACCTGGGATCTCACCCTTGATGTGAACCTGAAAGGTATGTTTCTCATGGCAAAATACTGTATTCCCGAAATTCGCCGCCAGGGTGGCGGTGCCGTGGTGAATATAACTTCCGTTCAGGCGATACAAACGCAGAAAAACGTCTCTGCCTACGCAGCTTCCAAAGCCGGCGTGATCGCCCTGACGAAGTCCATGGCCATGGATTATGCAACTGAAAATATCCGGGTAAACTGTATTTGCCCTGGTTCAGTGGATACGCCCCTCCTGCGATTTGGCGCAGCGCAGCACGGCCCGGTGGAAGACGTACTGAAATCATGGGGAAATATGCACCCGATTGGCAGAGTCGGGCAGCCGGAAGAAATTGCCAAAACTGTACTTTTCCTCTTTAGCGATGATGCGGGATTTATCCTTGGACAAGCGATTGTGGTGGATGGCGGACTTACCAGCAGATTATTATAA
- a CDS encoding alpha-E domain-containing protein, giving the protein MLARVANSLFWTGRYIERSEHLARYLKVQYFSILDAPMSQNKDFILKSILTMYGIGFDTEKPVDEQEALVKLGMDSANPSSILSTVFAARENARSVRYTITSELWEVINQYYLFVKEYPVDFYKTRGLFDFTINIAKHCAMVKSLLDHTLIHDDIWIFIKLGMHVERSMQIIRILTSKIHDIEVVTDNGLNFPLRQYQWTITLKVLEAFDMHRRVNKTAHTQTSTFEFLISHPQFPRSLAFNIQQVHSLISRLSFSKNENDPIVVAAAALSTYFQHLPLEDIRENLRPFLYESMQKIFDLNKLIEETYFEVNGEDFSIQEQTQ; this is encoded by the coding sequence ATGCTGGCAAGAGTTGCAAATTCCCTTTTCTGGACAGGAAGATATATTGAAAGGTCAGAACACCTGGCCCGCTATCTCAAAGTACAATACTTTTCGATTCTGGACGCTCCGATGAGCCAGAATAAAGACTTTATCCTCAAGTCTATCCTTACCATGTATGGGATTGGATTTGATACGGAAAAACCTGTAGATGAACAGGAGGCGCTTGTCAAACTGGGCATGGACTCTGCCAATCCCAGTTCTATCCTTTCCACCGTATTCGCAGCCAGGGAAAATGCTCGCAGTGTGCGCTATACCATTACTTCTGAATTGTGGGAAGTCATTAATCAGTATTATCTTTTTGTCAAGGAATATCCGGTTGATTTTTACAAAACACGGGGGCTTTTTGATTTTACCATCAATATCGCCAAACACTGTGCGATGGTGAAATCGCTTCTGGATCATACCCTGATTCATGACGATATCTGGATATTTATCAAACTGGGTATGCATGTCGAGCGATCCATGCAGATTATCCGCATTCTGACCAGCAAAATTCACGATATAGAGGTCGTTACGGATAATGGGCTCAACTTTCCTCTGCGTCAGTATCAGTGGACAATTACCCTGAAAGTACTGGAGGCTTTTGATATGCATCGGCGGGTCAATAAAACCGCTCACACCCAAACTTCTACCTTCGAGTTTCTGATCTCGCACCCTCAGTTTCCCCGATCCCTGGCCTTCAATATTCAACAGGTGCATTCACTAATTTCCCGCCTGAGTTTTTCTAAAAATGAAAATGACCCTATCGTCGTAGCTGCTGCTGCGCTTTCTACCTATTTTCAGCACCTTCCCTTGGAGGATATACGAGAAAACCTTCGTCCTTTTTTATATGAATCCATGCAAAAAATCTTCGATCTCAATAAGTTGATTGAAGAGACCTATTTTGAAGTTAATGGGGAAGACTTTTCCATTCAGGAACAGACGCAGTGA
- a CDS encoding circularly permuted type 2 ATP-grasp protein: protein MDEKKDLFNTYEVPAGLLDEVYSEHATSHISYSLIKSLFHSLSPADFKKLNEYAKLSFLNQGITYAVYDETSNGTEKIFPFDLFPRVIRKDEWTMLENGLVQRNLALNLFLKDVYSDQKILKDKIVPSELVYSSPHYLEMMRGFSPVGDIFCHICGTDLIRHADGNFYILEDNLRCPSGVSYVLSNRETMKRTLSDIFKMMAVETVNQYPAMLLQMLQSVTPRPQDEPLCVLLTPGQYNSAYYEHSFLAHAMGIELVEGRDLFVVNNMVYMKTIRGAVRVDVIYRRVDDAFVDPEVFRKDSMLGVKGLMRAYLAGNVTIVNAPGTGVSDDKAICSFVPAMIRYYLNEEPILHNVPTYICEKEEDMKYVLENLPSLVVKPVDMSGGYGVTVCDRLTQDQLAEVSAKIKANPRNFIAQPKMLLSVHSTYIEDENCFEPRHIDLRSFTLMGKDFTYVLRGGLTRVALKKGSLIVNSSQGGGSKDTWVVSE, encoded by the coding sequence ATGGATGAGAAAAAAGACCTTTTTAATACCTATGAGGTACCTGCCGGATTATTGGATGAAGTGTATAGCGAGCATGCAACTTCCCATATTTCCTATTCTCTGATTAAGTCTCTCTTTCATTCTTTGAGTCCTGCGGATTTTAAAAAGTTGAACGAATACGCAAAGTTGTCTTTTCTCAATCAGGGAATCACCTACGCAGTTTACGACGAAACGAGCAATGGGACGGAAAAAATATTTCCGTTTGACCTTTTTCCCCGCGTTATTCGCAAAGATGAATGGACCATGCTGGAAAATGGCCTGGTTCAACGAAATCTCGCCCTGAATCTGTTCCTCAAAGATGTTTATTCCGACCAAAAAATTCTGAAAGACAAAATTGTGCCTTCGGAACTGGTTTACTCTTCGCCGCATTATCTCGAAATGATGCGCGGGTTTTCTCCTGTAGGCGATATTTTTTGTCATATTTGTGGCACGGATCTTATCCGCCATGCGGATGGAAATTTTTACATCCTGGAAGATAATCTTCGTTGTCCTTCAGGGGTAAGTTATGTGCTCTCCAACCGGGAGACGATGAAACGTACGCTCTCCGATATTTTTAAGATGATGGCCGTCGAGACGGTCAATCAATACCCGGCAATGCTGTTACAGATGCTGCAATCTGTAACGCCCCGGCCACAGGATGAGCCACTTTGTGTATTGCTTACCCCCGGACAATACAATTCTGCTTACTATGAACACTCCTTTCTCGCACATGCGATGGGCATCGAGCTGGTAGAAGGCAGGGATTTATTTGTGGTAAATAATATGGTCTATATGAAGACCATTCGCGGTGCTGTCCGTGTGGATGTGATTTACCGGCGGGTAGATGATGCATTTGTCGACCCGGAAGTATTTCGCAAAGATTCGATGCTGGGGGTGAAAGGCCTGATGCGGGCCTACCTCGCGGGCAATGTTACCATTGTCAATGCGCCGGGTACTGGCGTATCGGATGATAAAGCGATTTGTTCGTTTGTACCCGCGATGATCCGCTATTATCTTAATGAAGAACCGATTCTTCACAATGTGCCTACCTATATCTGCGAAAAAGAAGAAGACATGAAATATGTACTGGAAAACCTGCCTTCATTGGTGGTAAAGCCCGTAGATATGTCTGGCGGATATGGCGTAACGGTCTGCGACCGGCTCACTCAGGATCAACTCGCTGAAGTTAGCGCGAAGATTAAAGCGAATCCGCGCAATTTTATCGCTCAACCCAAAATGTTGCTTTCGGTACATAGTACATATATCGAGGATGAAAATTGCTTTGAGCCCCGACATATCGACCTCCGGTCTTTTACGCTGATGGGTAAAGATTTTACCTATGTATTGCGTGGCGGCCTCACACGGGTGGCCCTGAAAAAGGGAAGCCTGATCGTCAATTCCTCCCAGGGTGGCGGTTCTAAAGATACATGGGTAGTTTCCGAATAA